The window GGCGACCGTGATCGCGTCACAGGCGATCATCTCCGGCGTGTTCTCGCTGACCCAGCAGTCGATCCAGCTCGGCTTCCTGCCGCGAATGCAGATCCGGCACACCACCAGCCACGCGATCGGCCAGATCTATGTGCCGCTGGTGAACTGGTTGCTGGCGGCGGCGACGCTTGCCGCGGTGTTCAGCTTCGGCACATCGGACGCGCTAGCCGGTGCCTATGGCATCGCAGTGTCGCTGTTGATGGCGATCACCACCTTGCTCGCCGCCCTGGTCGCGCTGCAATGGGGCTACTCGCCGATCGTGGTGGTGACGGTGAACGGCTTCTTCTTCATCATCGACTGCATCTTCTTCGCCGCCAATTCGACAAAGCTGTTCGAGGGCGGCTGGTTCCCGCTGCTGCTGGCCGGCGCGGTCGCGTTCCTGATGCTGACCTGGCGCAGCGGCGTCAAGCTGGTCGAGGCGGCGCGCGGCAAGCTGCGGCAGCCGGAAGAAGATCTGATCGAGACCGCGGTCAGCCGCTGCCATGCGCGGCTCAACGGCACCGCGGTGTTTCTCGCCTCGACGCCGAATGGCGTGCCGCTGGCGCTGACGCAATTCGTCAAGCACAATCACGTGCTGCACCAGCGTGTCCTGCTGGTCACCGTGCTGATCGCCGAGGTACCGCGCATCCCCGATGCCGACCGCGTCGAAATCATCGAAGTGATCGAAGGTATCACCCGCGTCATCCTGCATTACGGCTTCATGCAGTATCCGACGATTTCCGAAGGCCTGACGCTCGCCTGCGCCCAGGGCAAGCTGCCCGGCATCGATCTCGATGACATCACCTATTACATCGGCCGCGAGACCATCATCCCGAGCGAAGAGATCGCCGGCATGGCGGTCTGGCGCGAGACGGTGTTCGCGTTCCTCCAGCGCAACGCCGAGCGCTCCGCGGCGTTCTTCGGCGTACCGACCAAGCAGGTCGTCGAATTCGGCACCGAGATCGAGATTTAAGCCTCGCGCGACTTAAGCCTCGGCCGGCCGCGACTGCTCGCAGCAGGCCTGGCCGAACTTCGAGGCCTCCTGCCTGCGTAACGCAGCCAGCAAGACGATCACTGTCCGCGAAGTCCGTCTGGTGACCACAGACCGTCATTAAGCACCGAGTTTCAAAGAACTGGAATCAAAAAGCCCCGGTTTTGCCGGGGCTTTTTGATTCCACGCCGGCCGTTACTATGATCGTCCGATTGGTTCGCGCTCTAGCGATCGACGCCCGCAAGGCGCGGAGCCTCTGCGAAACACGCGATGAGCATTTCGGTGAGGACTCGTACCTTTCGCACGGGATGCTGACTTGGCGGGCGGATGACATAGACACCTGCCGGTGGTGGCGGATAGCGTGTCATTACCGGAACAAGCGTTCCGGAGGCGACATCGTCATGGGTGATGCCATCGGGGAGCCAAGCGATGCCGAGTCCTGCCAATGCTGCGGCGCGGAGAGCTGTGCCGTTGTCGGCTTTGAAGCGCCCTTGCGGACGCACCGTGATTGTCTTGTCGCCATCCATGAATTGCCAGGCTTCTGTGCCCTGCATGAGAGCCTGATGCGCAACGAGTTCGTCCGGCGTCTCGGGGGAACCATGCGCTTCGATATAGTCCGGGCTCGCGACCAGTTTTCCATAGATAGGCCCGACGTGTCGCGCGATCAGGTTGGAGTCCGGAAGATAGCCAATCCGGATCGCGCAATCGAAACCTTCGGCGATGAGATCAACGAAGCGATCACTGTAGACCGTATGGATGTGGAGTTGCGGGTGCCGTCGCGCCATGTCCGCAAGCACGGGAGCTAAGTGCGTTGGGCCGAAAGTAAGCGGCACGGCAATGCGCAAGCGGCCGCAAAGCTCACCATCAGGCAGGAGCAATTCCCTGGCCGCGTCGATTTCGGCGCAAGCTCGCGCTGCATGGTCGCGAAACGCGACTCCCGCTTCGGTGAGCGCAGCGCCGCGCGTGGTTCGTGCGAGAAGCTGCACACCAAGTTCCGCTTCAATGCGAGAAAGCTGCCGACTGACGATCGACTTGGAGACGCCGAGCCGGCGCGCGGCGGGCGAAACGCCCCCGGCATCGGCAACTTCCACGAATGTCCGCAGCGCTTCGATGTCCAATTCGGCGTTCCTCATTCCGCGACACAGCTTGCCACGGAAGGGCACTACCTCATCACACCCGGGGACGGCAATACCGCGTCCAGGCAGTGCCGCTGTCGTCACATGTCTCCCGGCAACCAACCTCACACATAACAGCAGCAGAGGATGTATTCATGACCTTTCGTAATGGCCTTGCGTCGCTCCTTCGTCCCGAAGACTCGGTCCTCGTTCTGATCGACCACCAGCCCTACCAGCTCGCGAACGTGAACAGCCACGAACCGCAGATGGTGATCAACAATACGGCGGGCCTGGCGAAGGCCGCCAAGGCGTTCGGCGTCCCCACCATCCTGACCACCGTGCTCGCCGAGCGCGGCGGTCTGCTATTCCCTCAGATCACCGATGTTTTTCCCGGTCAGGAAGTGATCGACCGGACCTTCATCAACACCTGGGAAGACCCGAAGGTGGTGGACGCCGTCAAGGCAACGGGCCGCAAGCAGCTGATCATCGCGGGCCTGTGGACCGAGATCTGCGTCGCGATGCCGACGATCCAGGCCCTCGGCGAGGGCTGGGACGTAACGGTTGTCACCGATGCCTCGGGCGCCGTTTCGGTCGAGGCCCATCAGGTCGCCATCCAGCGCATGATCGCGGCCGGCGCCAACATGATGACCTGGCTGGCGGTAGCCGCCGAATGGCAGCGCGACTGGGCCAGGGCCGAGCAAGCCGTCAAGCTGACAGAGGTGATGACGCAGCATGCCGGCGGCAGCGGCATTGCATACCTGTGGGAGCAACAGCTGCTCAATACGCCGGTGCCGAAGAGCGCAGGTTGATGTGAGCGGGGATGACGAGAATCTTGATAGGTGCGTTGCGAAAACGCACTTTTTATCGAGCCCTGTCATCCCCATTCTACCGGAAACTCCGAAAGGGCACCTTATTCAGCGAGCAAGCGTGCCCCGCATGGGTAAAGCGACATGCGGGGCACATTTCAATACGCACTACATCCCGGATATCGCTTCGCTCATCCGGGCTAAAGACGGCTACGCCATCACTCCGCCACCGGCGCACCGCCGGCTTCGGGTTCTTCGCCCTCG is drawn from Nitrobacteraceae bacterium AZCC 2146 and contains these coding sequences:
- a CDS encoding DNA-binding transcriptional LysR family regulator (product_source=COG0583; cath_funfam=1.10.10.10,3.40.190.10; cog=COG0583; pfam=PF00126,PF03466; superfamily=46785,53850); its protein translation is MDIEALRTFVEVADAGGVSPAARRLGVSKSIVSRQLSRIEAELGVQLLARTTRGAALTEAGVAFRDHAARACAEIDAARELLLPDGELCGRLRIAVPLTFGPTHLAPVLADMARRHPQLHIHTVYSDRFVDLIAEGFDCAIRIGYLPDSNLIARHVGPIYGKLVASPDYIEAHGSPETPDELVAHQALMQGTEAWQFMDGDKTITVRPQGRFKADNGTALRAAALAGLGIAWLPDGITHDDVASGTLVPVMTRYPPPPAGVYVIRPPSQHPVRKVRVLTEMLIACFAEAPRLAGVDR
- a CDS encoding nicotinamidase-related amidase (product_source=COG1335; cath_funfam=3.40.50.850; cog=COG1335; pfam=PF00857; superfamily=52499), yielding MTFRNGLASLLRPEDSVLVLIDHQPYQLANVNSHEPQMVINNTAGLAKAAKAFGVPTILTTVLAERGGLLFPQITDVFPGQEVIDRTFINTWEDPKVVDAVKATGRKQLIIAGLWTEICVAMPTIQALGEGWDVTVVTDASGAVSVEAHQVAIQRMIAAGANMMTWLAVAAEWQRDWARAEQAVKLTEVMTQHAGGSGIAYLWEQQLLNTPVPKSAG
- a CDS encoding KUP system potassium uptake protein (product_source=KO:K03549; cog=COG3158; ko=KO:K03549; pfam=PF02705; superfamily=81540; transmembrane_helix_parts=Inside_1_12,TMhelix_13_32,Outside_33_51,TMhelix_52_74,Inside_75_111,TMhelix_112_134,Outside_135_148,TMhelix_149_166,Inside_167_172,TMhelix_173_195,Outside_196_221,TMhelix_222_244,Inside_245_255,TMhelix_256_278,Outside_279_297,TMhelix_298_320,Inside_321_343,TMhelix_344_366,Outside_367_375,TMhelix_376_398,Inside_399_404,TMhelix_405_427,Outside_428_431,TMhelix_432_454,Inside_455_635), translated to MTAIPVSSPPRSGGLPLTATIGALGVVYGDIGTSPLYALKEAVKAAAHGGPLTSDATLGVVSLILWALILIISVKYAMLILRADNRGEGGIVALLALLSARNAQPGTWRVHLLVVGLVGAALLYGDGAITPAISVLSAIEGLKVDAPSLAPAVVPLTVVILIGLFLMQSKGAGFIGGIFGPVMLGWFAVLALLGIHGIVQAPAVLAAVSPFYAFNFLIHQDFHISFAILGAAFLAVTGGEAMYADMGHFGRMPIRLAWFAIALPALVLNYFGQAALLVTDPTAIDNPFYQLAPDWLHYPLVAFAAVATVIASQAIISGVFSLTQQSIQLGFLPRMQIRHTTSHAIGQIYVPLVNWLLAAATLAAVFSFGTSDALAGAYGIAVSLLMAITTLLAALVALQWGYSPIVVVTVNGFFFIIDCIFFAANSTKLFEGGWFPLLLAGAVAFLMLTWRSGVKLVEAARGKLRQPEEDLIETAVSRCHARLNGTAVFLASTPNGVPLALTQFVKHNHVLHQRVLLVTVLIAEVPRIPDADRVEIIEVIEGITRVILHYGFMQYPTISEGLTLACAQGKLPGIDLDDITYYIGRETIIPSEEIAGMAVWRETVFAFLQRNAERSAAFFGVPTKQVVEFGTEIEI